DNA from Hwangdonia lutea:
AATTCGGCTTGCATTCTTTTCTTCTTTGGTGAGCTTTTTAGGTTTAAGCGTTTTGGTGGAATCGTTTTCAACGTCCTTTTTTTTGTCTTCTTTCTTTAAGCGTTTAAAGGTTTTTACAAAGGTTGAATCTTCATTTTTAAACGTGACTTTCAAACTATCAACAAAACCTTTGTTTCTGTAATAAAACGTTTTGAAATTCTTACCAACAAACCGGTTGTGCAACGTGGTATTATAACCATCGGAGGCAAATTGGGTTTTATAGGTATCGACTAAATTTGAAGTGGAATCATTTTCAATTTTAAGCACCTCGCTTCCAACAAGTGTAGAGTCTTTACCTCGTGTGTTTTTAACGTAAAGTTTTTGGTTTAAATATTCGAAATCCAAATCGTAAAACTCAAATTTTTTCTTTTTCAACACCTTTCTTTCTTTTCTTGTAAACCTTTTATTTGCTGAGCCTACCGAAACATGACCCTGCCTCACGTTTGTAACAACGGGTGCTAATATTTTGTAGAATTCCCGAGAAGTCATAGGTTGTTTTATCGTCGTTTTTAAACTATCAAACTTAAAATCTAAATCGGTTTTGGATGTATATTGATAGAGTTTCGGGTGGTGTTTTTTAAGTTGTTTATAGAGTTTATCCACATCGTTTTGTAAATCTTCAACCCTGTGTAACGATGTAATTTGCTCGTTATAAGTTTTCACGCTACTGCAAGATGTAACAACGAGTAATACACTAAATATCAGAAAGAATTTCTTCATTCAAAAAAATAATCACGTTTAAGGCAACTAAAGTAATTGTAATTATTTTAATTTATATTGTATTAATTAATCTTTAACTTTTAAGTAAAATCGTTTAGCTTTGTGCTCCATGCAAAAAACCATTAACATACAAAACAAAAAAGCGCGTTTTCAATACGAAATATTGGATAAGTACACCGCTGGAATTGTGTTAACCGGCACCGAGATTAAATCCATTAGAAGCAGCAAAGCATCCATTGCCGAAAGCTTTTGTGAGTTTAATGAAAAAGGTGAGCTTTTTGTAATAAATATGACCATTCAAGAGTACGCTTTTGGTAATTATTACAACCACCGCCCTAAAGCCGAAAGGAAATTGCTTTTAAATAAAAAGGAGCTAAAAAAACTAAATAAAGAAGTGCAGAATACGGGGTTAACCATTATTCCGCTGCGTTTATTTATCAACGATAGAGGCTTTGCCAAATTGGAAATTGCCTTGGCAAAGGGTAAAAAATTATTCGACAAACGCGAAACCATAAAAGACCGCGACAATAAGCGTAATTTAGATAGAATTAAAAAAACGTATAGATAATTTTAAGACTATCTTAACGCTTCAATTATTACTAAATTTCTACTTTGTGTTCTTTAAAATCCCGAAACATTTTTAATATGAAAAAACGTGTTACCACATTAATTATTTGTCTATTAACCGTTAGCATAAACGCGCAAGACAACACCAAAAAGGTAAAAGATTATTCCAATAATGTAAAAACCTTGGATAGTATTATTGGCTCGTTATACGATGTTATTTCTGGCGAAAGAGGCGAAGCTAGAGATTGGGCACTCTTTAAACATTTGTTTAAACCCGATGCTAAATTAATTCCGTCGGGGAAGGATAAAAAAGGTGTTTACAAAGTGCGGTACATGAAACCGGACGATTATATAAAAAATTCGGGCAAATGGTTGGTTGACAATGGTTTTTTTGAAAAAGAAATATTCAGAAAAGTGGATGCCTTTGGTCATATTGCCCAAGTTTTTAGTACCTACGAAGCTTATAAAAGCGAAGGAGACGAGGAGCCTTTTATGCGTGGCATCAACAGCATTCAACTATTTTATGATGGCTTGCGTTGGTGGATTGTTAATATTTTCTGGACTCAAGAAACCGAAGACCAACCCATGCCCAACATTTATCTTCCTAAACAATAAACCCCATGATTCAGCATTCTAATTTTAAAACAGTCATACTCACTTTTTGTATAGTATTTACAAGCATTTTTTCTGTTGTAGCTCAAGAAAAAGCAATACCTTTTTTTAAAGATGGGGAAGCTCAAATAGTCGAGGCTTTTAATACACCGGATAAATGGATTCGTCATGATTTATTTGTCGAAACCACTTTTGATACCGATGGCGATGGCAAACTAGACCGTATGCACGTTGGCGTAACCAGACCCTATCAAACCGAAACCGAAGGCTTAAAGCTTCCTGTTATTTACGAAACCAGTCCTTATTACGCTGGAGTTGCCCCTGATGTTGATGGTGTTTTTTGGGATGTAAAACACGAATTGGGCGCTATGGGAAAAGCGCGGGTTCACCCCGAAGTTACCCTATTGGGCGAGCGTCCCATCATTTCAAATTCACAAATTACAACCTGGGTGCCACGAGGCTATATTGTGGTGCATTCATCATCTCCCGGAACAGGCTTATCACAAGGTTCGCCAACGGTTGGTGGGCGCAACGAATCTTTAGCTCCAAAAGCGGTTATCGATTGGTTAAATGGTCGTGCAAAAGCTTATACCGAAGCTTACGGCGGTGAAGAAGTAAAAGCGTTTTGGACTACCGGAAAAGTGGGTATGACGGGAACATCGTATAACGGCACACTTCCCTTGGCAGCCGCTACCACGGGTGTTGAAGGTTTAGAGGTTATTATTCCCGTGGCGCCAAACACCTCCTATTATCATTATTACCGTTCCAACGGATTGGTGCGTTCACCGGGTGGTTATTTAGGTGAAGATATTGATGTGTTGTACGATTACATTCATAGTGGCGGAGAAGAGCCAATAATTCAAAACAGCCATTCAACGGTTAATGATGCCAATATCCCTAAAGCATTTAAAAACAAAAGAGCCTATAGCAATGCCATGGTACGTGATACCGAAATGAAAAATGGCATGGATAGAATTACGGGCGATTATAACGATTTTTGGGCAGGTCGCGATTACCTAAACCACATGGAACCGATGAAAGCCGCTATGTTAATGGCACACGGTTTTAACGATTGGAATGTAATGCCCGAACACAGTTACCGCATTTATAAAAAAGCCAAAGCCATGGGATTGACCACGCAAATTTATTACCATCAATTTGGTCATGGTGGACCACCACGGGTAAGTATGATGAATAAATGGTTTACTCAATTTTTACACGGTATTGACAATGACATTGAAAACGAAACCCATAAAGCATGGATAGTTCGCGAAGGCGATAAAATGAGCGAACCAACGGCTTATAAAGACTTCCCAAATCCTGAAGCTGAACCTATAACGCTGCATGTAACATCCGGTGCCCCAAAAACAGGCGGATTAACCGCAGTAAAATCAACAAAGCAAGGAAAAGAAACGTTGGTTGACAATTACTCGTTTAGCGGTGAAGCCTTGGCACGGGCAGAAATAACAAACCATCGCTTATTATTTGTGACGCCCAAACTCACAAAGGATATTCATATTTCGGGTGTACCCCAAATAACCATTAAAATGGCCAGCAACAAACCTGCTGCAAATTTATCGGTTTGGTTGGTATCACTGCCGTGGAACGACAGCAGACGCGCAAAAATAACCGACAATATCATTACTCGTGGTTGGGCAGACCCACAAAACCATAAATCGCTTACCAATAGCGAACCCTTAAAACCAGGTAAGTTTTACGACATCACTTTTGATTTACAGCCGGACGATCAAATTATAAAGGCTGGACAACAAATTGGGCTAATGATTTTTTCCAGTGATAAAGAATATACGTTACACCCAAAACCAGGAACGGAATTGACTGTGGATTTGGATCGAACCAGTTTGGTGTTGCCTATAGTTGGTGGTGCCCATAGTTTTAATGAGTCGGTCAAATTACATTAAGCAAGGTGTAATCGGACATTCAGATGATGATACCTAGCTATTAATTGTTGTTTATTTCGGACAAAGCATTTAGTAATGTTCTGGAAAAACTTTACGGTTTTATGGTAAAATCTCATTCTGCTTATACTAATATTTTGCATTCATAATAGATATAGCTTTTTATAATCAAATAACCTATAGCTTTTTTTTGTAACTTGTAGTAGTTTCATTTAAAACCTATTAAATCATGAAAACTTGTCTTCTTCTTTTTATCTCAATATGTTTATTACAATCTTGTAAAAACAATACCGAACCAGTTTCTAACTCTAACAATACAGAAAACACAGACAAACCACTTTCCTTAGAAGGCACATGGGAGATTATTAGTTTTTTAAATTATCGGGGAAATGGCGTTGTAGACACTATAAAATCATCGGCTGACACAAAACAAATAAAAATGTATTCTGCCACTAAAGTTATGTGGAACAGATTAAGAAAATCCGATTCTACTGAATGGTTTGGTTATGGAGATTATAAAGTTGAAAACGGCCAGTTAATTGAAACCTTGGAATACGGTTCAAGATCAATGAACATAACAGAAGACACCAATGAGTTTGTTTTTGATATCCTTATTGAAAAAGACTCATTTACTCAAATTCAAATGGATAGTGAAGGTCAACCTATCTTTGCCGAAAATTACAAACGCTTAGAATAAAAAATCTAGTCATCTCAAATAACAAGTTTTCTAATTCTTATCCTCCAAAAGTGGCACAAACCGGAACTCACCAAACTCGTGTTGTTCGAATTCTTTTTGTCCTTTTCTAATAAAAAGCGTCATAATTTGCACATCATCGCCCACCGGTATTACAAGCCTTCCACCTATTTTTAACTGGCTCAACAAGGGCTTTGGCACAAATGGTGCGCCCGCGGTAACAATTATACCATCAAAAGGAGCATCTTCGGGTAAGCCTTTATAGCCATCGCCAAAAATGAGCTTTTTGGCACGATAGCCCAATTTCGGTAAAAATTTACTGGTTTTTTTAAACAATTCCTGCTGCCTTTCAATACTAAAAACTTTAGCCCCCAACTCGCACAACACAGCCGTTTGATAGCCGCTGCCCGTGCCAATTTCTAAAACTTTGTCGCCTTTTTTAATTTCAAGCAATTCGGTTTGAAAAGCCACCGTATAAGGCTGCGATATGGTTTGGTCTGCCGCAATAGGAAACGCTTTATCTTGGTAGGCATGGTCTAAAAAACCAGAGTCCATAAATAAATGCCTCGGTATATTTCCAACAGCCTTTAAAACCGCATCGTTGGTTATTCCTTTGTTTCTTATAACGTTAACTAACTGCTGTCGCAGTCCTTTGTGCTTAAATGTATCTTTCAATGGTCAGGTAATTTTCAAAGCTAAATTAAGCAAACATTTTTAAGTTAAATCCATTTTAATCACTATTTCTTTTCAGTATCAATAAAGCAAAAAATTAGGTAGAAATAATCAATTTCTTGTGTTAAATATCTTATTTTTGTAGAAAACGTAATAATATGCTAAAAGCTGGTGTACTAGGTGCTGGTCATCTTGGGAAAATTCATTTAAGACTTCTTAACCAATCGGATAAATACAAACTTGTTGGGTTTTATGATGCCGATGCGGAAAACGGAAAAAAAGTAGAAGCCGAATTTGGCTATAAATTTTTCGATACCATTGAAGCCCTTATCGATGCGGTAGATATGGTAGATATTGTAACACCTACACTGTCGCATTACGAATGTGCCAAACAAGCCATTGCGAAAGGCAAGCATATTTTTATTGAAAAACCAATCACCAATACCGTTGAAGAAGCAGAGCATATTCGAGAACTTTTAGCGGAGCACAATATTCGGGGGCAAGTGGGACACGTAGAGCGTTTTAACCCTGCGTTTACCGCTGTAAAAAACGATATAAAATCGCCCATGTTTATTGAAACGCACCGGTTGGCAGAATTTAATCCGCGTGGTACCGATGTGCCCGTGGTATTGGATTTAATGATTCACGATATCGATATTGTTTTAAGTGTCGTAAATTCCAAAGTAAAAAGCATTTCGGCAAGTGGTGTTTCGGTAATTAGCGATACGCCCGATATTGCCAATGCG
Protein-coding regions in this window:
- the smpB gene encoding SsrA-binding protein SmpB — encoded protein: MQKTINIQNKKARFQYEILDKYTAGIVLTGTEIKSIRSSKASIAESFCEFNEKGELFVINMTIQEYAFGNYYNHRPKAERKLLLNKKELKKLNKEVQNTGLTIIPLRLFINDRGFAKLEIALAKGKKLFDKRETIKDRDNKRNLDRIKKTYR
- a CDS encoding Xaa-Pro dipeptidyl-peptidase; translation: MIQHSNFKTVILTFCIVFTSIFSVVAQEKAIPFFKDGEAQIVEAFNTPDKWIRHDLFVETTFDTDGDGKLDRMHVGVTRPYQTETEGLKLPVIYETSPYYAGVAPDVDGVFWDVKHELGAMGKARVHPEVTLLGERPIISNSQITTWVPRGYIVVHSSSPGTGLSQGSPTVGGRNESLAPKAVIDWLNGRAKAYTEAYGGEEVKAFWTTGKVGMTGTSYNGTLPLAAATTGVEGLEVIIPVAPNTSYYHYYRSNGLVRSPGGYLGEDIDVLYDYIHSGGEEPIIQNSHSTVNDANIPKAFKNKRAYSNAMVRDTEMKNGMDRITGDYNDFWAGRDYLNHMEPMKAAMLMAHGFNDWNVMPEHSYRIYKKAKAMGLTTQIYYHQFGHGGPPRVSMMNKWFTQFLHGIDNDIENETHKAWIVREGDKMSEPTAYKDFPNPEAEPITLHVTSGAPKTGGLTAVKSTKQGKETLVDNYSFSGEALARAEITNHRLLFVTPKLTKDIHISGVPQITIKMASNKPAANLSVWLVSLPWNDSRRAKITDNIITRGWADPQNHKSLTNSEPLKPGKFYDITFDLQPDDQIIKAGQQIGLMIFSSDKEYTLHPKPGTELTVDLDRTSLVLPIVGGAHSFNESVKLH
- a CDS encoding protein-L-isoaspartate(D-aspartate) O-methyltransferase — translated: MKDTFKHKGLRQQLVNVIRNKGITNDAVLKAVGNIPRHLFMDSGFLDHAYQDKAFPIAADQTISQPYTVAFQTELLEIKKGDKVLEIGTGSGYQTAVLCELGAKVFSIERQQELFKKTSKFLPKLGYRAKKLIFGDGYKGLPEDAPFDGIIVTAGAPFVPKPLLSQLKIGGRLVIPVGDDVQIMTLFIRKGQKEFEQHEFGEFRFVPLLEDKN
- a CDS encoding Gfo/Idh/MocA family protein, with the protein product MLKAGVLGAGHLGKIHLRLLNQSDKYKLVGFYDADAENGKKVEAEFGYKFFDTIEALIDAVDMVDIVTPTLSHYECAKQAIAKGKHIFIEKPITNTVEEAEHIRELLAEHNIRGQVGHVERFNPAFTAVKNDIKSPMFIETHRLAEFNPRGTDVPVVLDLMIHDIDIVLSVVNSKVKSISASGVSVISDTPDIANARLEFENGCVANLTASRISLKKMRKARFFQKDAYISVDFLEKKCEVVKMKDAPENPGDFDMILQNAEGVKKQIYFDNPEVENNNAILDELEAFADAINNNTTPVVTLHDGTEALRVATMIIDQF